The Paenibacillus beijingensis nucleotide sequence CGGCGGCGACGGTGACCGTCACGGTGCCGATCGTGCTGCTGGTGCTGCTGTTTCAGCGCCGCATCATATCCGGCATTACGTCGGGCGCGGTAAAAGAGTAACGAAACCGATCCTACACTTGGAAGGGGCCAATTATAATGAATCGAAAAAATATTTTGTTCCTGATCTCCCACGATACCGGTCGTTATTTGGGGTGCTACGGCAAATCCGTGCAGACGCCGGCCATTGACGCCTTGGCGGAAGAGGGAGTGCGCTTCGACAATTACTTTTGTCCGGCTCCGCAGTGCAGCCCGAGCCGCGCCAGCATCATCTCCGGCCTGTATCCGCAAAATCACGGCATGATCGGGCTCAGCCATCTCGGCTTCTCGATGAAAGCCGCCGTCACGACACTGCCGATGGCGCTCGGGCGGGCGGGCTACGATACGGCGCTGATCGGCTTCAGCCATGAAACGATCGATGAGCCGAACAGCGCGATCCGCTCGTCCACCTATAAGCTCGGGTACGATGAGGTGCTGCCCGTTCCCGGCGACCGCGCGCCGGACGTCGCCGAGCGGGTGGCCGCTTACCTGCAGGAGAGAGCGGACGGCGAGCGGGAGCGGCCGTTTTTCGCCTCGGTCGGCTTCTTTGAAACGCACCGCGACTTCGACGAATACGAACCTGTCGCCGACCCTTCAGATTCTATTCTGCCGCCCGCATACTTGCCGGATACGCCGAACGTGCGGGACGATTTTGCGCTGCTGCACGGCTCGGTCAAAACGCTCGATCAAGGAATCGGCCGCATTTTGTCTGCGCTGGAAGCTTCGGGGTTGTCCGATGACACGCTTGTCGTGTACACGACCGACCACGGCATCGCGTTTCCGCGCGCCAAAGGGACGCTGATGGACGCCGGCCTCGAAACGGCGCTCATTATGCGCGGCCCCGGCGTGCTCGAAGGCGGCACTGTCGTGGACAGCCTGCTGTGCAACGTCGACCTGATGCCGACGCTGCTGGAGTTTGCGGGAGCGGACATTCCGTCCGGCCTCGACGGCCGCAGCTTCTGGGGACTGCTGCAGAAGGAGAAGGAATACGCGGCGCGGGACCACTTTTTCTCGGAGCTGACCTGGCACGATCTGTACCACCCGATGCGCGGCATCCGGACGGAACGGTACAAATATATCCGCAACTTCGAGGACGGCCCGTCCGTCTATTTGCCGCTGGACATTCATGTGAGCTTGTCCGGTCAGGATGTGCGCGACGGTTATTATAAGCCGAATGTGCCCGAGGAGCTGTACGATCTAAGCCATGACCCGCTGGAGGAACATAATTTGGCGGACGACCCTGGCCATGCGCACATTTTGCAGGAGCTGCGCGGCAAGGTCGAGGACTGGATGAAACGCAGCGATGACCGGCTGCTGTCCGGCAAGGTGCCGGGCATCGCCGCGCCCGAATGGCAGGCGCAATTCGATAACGGAACGGCTTATGGCGCGAAGCGCGGGTAGGCGGCTATTCGGGTAAAAAAAATCGGTCCGGGCGAGAGGCCCGTACCGATTTTCATTGAACGCATCGCCTGCGGCGATGGGGTCGTAGGTTCAGCCCGCGACCTTCGAGAGCTAACGGCTGGCAAAGACGTTATTTTGCTCAAAATGCCCTATTGCAAAATGTAACGGTTTTGAGAGACCTTATCTGATGGTTTTCGCCCAAACAGGGCTATTCTTGCAACCAATAGCTGCGCTCATCGCCGTTAGAAATTCAAAGGGGTCATTTTTATTAAATTAGCGGTAATGGCAGCCGTTAGAAAATAACCCGGCATCCACCACTCCCTCATCCGGAACGAATCGAACCGGGCGAATCGAACAGGCGGAGTCGTTCGGAGCCTAAACGTGCGGGACCGCTGATTTCCGCATACGTTGAAATAAATGGGGGAGGGATGAGCGCTTGGAGAAGCAGGAGATATGGAAAAAAGCGTGATGTTGTGAAGCGAGTCGATTATTAAGACGAACTCACGATAGAACCAGCCGAAAGCCGTCCATTTCCTGTTCCGCATCCCGAAAAAGCTGCAGCAGTTGCCGGCTGTATGCGCCAAGCTTCCGTTCGCTTTCCTCAACATGCAGCCAGCGGATTGTGAGCGGCATGTCCACCCATCCGGTCAAACAATCCCATAAGGCGTCCAGATTGTTGCCGTAGTAGTCCGGAAGCTCAAGCGCTTCTTTCAAAGCGGCGTGCAGCTCATTCAGATGATCGATTTTTCTGCCGTCCAGTAAGACCTCGCGCAAATGGTGACCCCTCCAATCGAGTCCTCTTTTTTCAACAGACTTATGTTCACGACTTTCTTCTTTCATCGCGAATCTTTTGTTCGCGGAATAAGGCAACCCCAGCCTTTGCTGCCAGGGATATTTAAGCCGTTTCTGCTTGTGCTACTTCATTTCCTGAAACGTCTTGTAATGGTCTTCCGTCTTGTAGATTAACCCGTCGCTCGAGAAGAGGATGCGGTCATCGCCCCGGCGGCCGGATTTGTAGTTAATATCCGCTTCGTACCAAACCCTCCCTTTTTTGCGCGGCAGCTTGCCTTCGCGGTTTTGAAAGACATCGCCGCCGATGCTCATCCCCGGCGCAACCTCATCCAAGTTGCCTTTCCGGGGATCCCATCCCCGTTTCCTCGCTTCATCCTTTGTGATGAAATTATCCGGCAGCTGCTTATGGACCTTCAAATAATTGGCGACTTCGTCGAAGCCGGTCGGGGCCTCGGAGGAGTGCGGCTTTTGTTCTAGCAATCCGCAGCCGGCCAGCAGCAGCAGGCTTAACAAGACAAACAATACGGACTTGATCAATTTCAAAACTTTCATCCTCACTTTACCCGTTCAAATTCACTCGTATCGTATCATAAGGCGCGTTTATTTACGGAACGGATCGTATGAAAGTTTCATTTTGATTAAAGCTATCGGCCTCAATAATCACTTTGGTAAGCCCCGAAACAGGAAAGGCCGGAACTCTCTGAACCCTGAATCCTGAAACCTGAACCCCCGAAAACGCAAGTATATTACGAAACAACGGAATCTTCGGTTGCTGAGTTTTTTAACGGAGCCAGCAGACGTTATTTGAAGGAAATGAAGCACATGAAAAATGTAACGGATCCATGCGACGCTATTCACTGATACAGACCGTATTTCGTCTGTTTATCCGCCCAATAGCGACTCTGGTATCCGTTATATTTGAGATACGGCCATTTTACGGCAAATAACGGCAGCAAGCTCCGTTAGAGAAAGCCACTGACCGGATTCATGAGATTCAATCCTTGTAGGACAACCTCATTGTTGCGATGCAACCATCCGCCGCTTTCTTAAGAATGATCCGCCGCGTGCCTCAAAACCCGCTCGGCAGACGGCTTCGGCGATGAAATTGCCACATTCGCCCGTGCCGCTGCGCTTCGAATTCCGAATGGGTCACAGGCTGATCCAGGTGGAGGACCACTTGCTGATCTCGGCGAACACGGGAGCGAGCGCCCGGCCTTTATCGGTAAGCGAATATTCGATGCGCACCGGCATCTCCGGATATACTTCCCGGCGTACAACGCCTTCCGCCTCCAGTTCCTTCAACCGTTCGGACAGCACTTTGCCGCTGAGGTTGTTCAGAGCGGCTTCGATTTCGCCAAAACGCTGCGGACCGGAAAGCAGCTGGAATACGATTAATGCGTTCCACCGCTTGCTTAACGTCTCCAGCGCTTTCTCGAAGCGTGGGCATAGGGATTCCTTTTTCATACGATCACCTCATTGAATTCAGTTTACCACAGCTTCACAAAAACATATATAGTTTCTATTCGTATTAAGTTTACTTGACGAAAACATATTTATTATTTATACTATATTACATAAAGTAAGTTAATTTCAAGGGATACGAAAAACGGCTGACCGTCTTGATGCAACATTGTGTCATCTCGCCACGTCATGTCGGGCTATCCGATATCCAACACCTTGATTCTATGCTATTGGAGGCGTTAATGATGGTACCTGCTCTCTTCCTGGCGCACGGCAGTCCGATGATTGCGATTCAGGATACGCCTTATACCGGGTTTTTGGCCGATTTGGGCCGCAAGCTGCAGCCGAAAGCGATCGTTATTTTTACCGCCCATTGGGAAAGCGAAGTCTTAACGATTTCGGCCGGCGACGGCACATACGATACCATTTACGATTTCGGCGGCTTTCCGGAGGAAATGTACCGGATTCAATATCCGGCGAAACGGTCCGACACGGAGGCCGCAGCCGTTGCAGAGCGGTTGACCGCCACAGGCATTAAGGTAAACAAGGATATGGAAAGGGGACTCGATCACGGTTCCTGGACGCTGCTGCGCCGCATGTATCCGGATGCGGACATCCCGGTCGTTCAAGTGTCGGTCCATCCTTTTCTGCCCCCCGCCGAGCAATACAAAATCGGCGAAGCGCTGCGGGATCTCGGCGGTGAAGATATTCTGGTGATCGGCAGCGGCGTGACGGTCCATAACTTGCGGGCGCTTAATTGGTCGGCTCCCCAGTTCGGCGAGCCGGAGCCGTGGGCGGTCGAATTTGACGACTGGCTGATCGAAAAAATGACGGAGCGCGATTATGAAGCACTGTTCCATTATGAATCCGAAGCGCCGCATGCCCGTCATGCCGTACCGCGGGAGGAGCACTTCGTGCCGCTGTTTATCGCGCTTGGAGCCGGTTCCGGGGATGAAGCTCGCAAACCCGACGTGATTTACCGCGGATACGAATTGGGCGCACTTAGTTATTTGAGCCTGGCGTTTTAACAAGCGCAAGCACTGACCACCGACAAAGCTGCGCCGCGATGCGCGCCGGTCCGCTCATTTTCCGGTGCCTGGTTGTTGCGTGACGAGCGTGATGAGGCGTGGTTTTATACCTTTTTCGCGCTTTGCTTGTGAATGAAACAAAAATTCCTCGCCGGAAGTTCAGCGCCAATTTGTTGGTCCGGCTCTTCCGGCAAGTTCAAATATAGAGGTGACTTCTAATGCCAAGAATAAATGCAACTGCATCGGCAACGGCCGACGCGTCAGCAACATCATACGCAGTAAATACGGAAAACGCATCCCCAATGTCTAATACAGCTGCACCGACAAACGCATCCGCAACGTCTAAGACAGTTTCAACGATAAACGTATCAGCCGCGTCAAATCTGGCTGCCATCCTGAACGGAAAAGTCCGAATGGCTGACGGCCCGGCCGGCACGACGAATATTGTAGTCGGCCCCATCAAACTGCCGGTCGATCTCGACGGGCAAACGGTCACGTTCAATTGGTACTCCTGGCTATCGGTATCGGAGACCGAAGCAGCTGCTATACGAAGCGAGGGGACGGAGTCGCTGATCCGGCGGCTGCCATCCTTTCAACTTGCCGACAAGCAGCAGTCAAGCGTGCTCGTATACGGCGATTTCGAGCATGCGGAGCAGGCGCTGATCCGGATGCACAGCATTTGCCATACGGGCGATATTTTCGGAAGCAAACGCTGCGATTGCGGTTTCCAGCTGCGGCAATCAATGAAGATGATCATTGATACCGGCGCGGGCGCATTGTTCTATTTGGCCAATCACGAGGGACGGGGCATTGGGCTGTTCAGCAAGGCGATGGCGTACCTGCTGCAGGAGAACGGATACGATACCGTTGATGCCAACCTGAAACTCGGCTTTGCCGACGACGCGAGAGATTACGGCGAAGCGATCAGCGTGCTGCGTCTGCTGCGTACCAAGGCGGTCACGCTCATTACGAACAACCCGAAAAAGCTGGATGCGCTGCGCGAAGCGGGCCTGAACGTCAGCGGACGGATTCCGCTGTGGGGAAGCGTTTCTTCTCATAATGAAAAATATTTACAGACCAAAATCGCGCGTTCCGGCCATCTTGGATCCTTCCGGGAAACGCTTATCCAATAAGCTTCTTTCCGGCTGCGATTCTCTTCCGGCTCTCTTCCGGCTCGCGCCCGCGGCGCTTGCATGGCGGAGCTGAACGATAGTCGTCCTGACCATAAGCCCCTTCGGGGAAGCGGAAACATGATTCCGCTCCCGAAGGGGCTTTCATCATTTTAGCGCAGGAGACCCCTACTTCTATAAGTGGGGGAGGAATGCGATTCGGACAAGGACAGGAATCTTCCTGTTCAGTTGTCCGACACTCTCTCCTGCTTCTCCTTTCTTTACACACTATGATATCATTATTTTAGTGAAAGTGAGGTGATGATAAATGCAAATGACGATTACAGCAAAAATAAAGATCAATCCCACATCTGAACAGATTGAATTGCTGAGAAACACACTTCATGCTTACCGTATGGGATGTAATTACGTTTCTGCTCTTGTATTTAATACGAAGCAATTGGCTCAGGCGAAATTACACAAAATCACTTATGAAAGTTTGCGTTCTTGCTTTTCTCTACGTTCTCAAATGGCACAGTCGGTTATGAAAACTGTAATTGCCCGCTATCAGTCTCTGAAGAGTAACGGTCACGATTGGACAAAAGTTCAGTTCCGAAAGCCTGAATATGATCTCGTATGGAATCGAGATTATTCGCTTACTCAAGGACTATTTTCGATTAATACACTTGGCGGTCGGGTGAAAGTGCCATTTGAAACGAAAGGCATGGAACAATACTTTGACGGAACATGGTCTTTTGGTACTGCAAAACTTGTCAACAAGTTTGGGAAGTTCTATCTGCATATCCCGATGACGAAAGAAATTCCAACAGCTTCTGAACATACAATCAGTCAAGTAGTCGGTGTTGACATGGGCATTCATTTTGTTGCGGTTAGTTATGACTCTCAGGGAAAATCCTTGTTCTTTAATGGAAGATTAATCAAGAATAAGCGTTCGATCTACAAACATATGCGTAAACAACTGCAACAATTGGGTACAGCTTCTGCTCGCAGGAAGCTGAAACGAATCGGACAACGAGAAAACCGTTGGATGTCAGATGTAAACCATCAGGTATCAAAGGCACTCGTTGAACGATATGGAGCAAATACACTGTTTGTAGTCGAAGACTTATCGGGTGTTCGTCAAGCTACTGAGCGTGTGAGAGTCAAAAATCGTTATGAAACGGTTTCTTGGGCATTCTACCAATTACGTCAGATGATCGAGTACAAAGCGCTTATGTCTGGCTCCAGGATGATTGCCGTCGATCCACGGTTTACTTCTCAAACATGTCCGAAATGCGGACATACAGAGAAAGGAAACCGGAATAAGAAAAAACATACATTCTGCTGTAAAACGTGTGGATATCAATCAAATGATGATCGTATTGGTGCAATGAATCTTCAACGAAAAGGAATTGAGTACATCGTTGAAGTGACTGCACAAGCATGACTTGTGCAGTTGGGTAGTTGTCAGCCTGCCTAAAGTAACGCCACGCTCGCAAGAGTGAAAAAGATAGGAGCCGCCAGGCATTTGTACTATCGGGCAGTTACAAGCCCCCACCTCAAAGCGTTAGCATAGGTGGTGGGTAGTTGACTATGTTAAGATCGGGTTTCACGAACCGTAACGGAGGCCTGAACAAAATGAGTGAGCGGGAATGGATGCAATGGATGGGCCAGGACGGCATGCCGCGCGCGGATGCGCCGATAAAACGGGAGCCGATTTATACGGGCAGAAACGGCAAGCAGGTTGAGCGCTGGTCGATGGCGACGGAGAGCGGCGCCGTGCAGAGCGTGATTTATAAACCGCTTACGAATCCGGACACGAAAGGGCGGGAAGTGTGGCTGGACGAGCATCTGCTACCCAAACTGGGCGTTGCCTCCGAGAAAGTAATTGCCTATTCCGACAGCAGCGACCCGGACCGCTGCTGGATATTGAAGGAGGATCTCGGGGAGATTGACCACTCCGTTACTCCCGCCATGCTCAGCAGCGCGGCAAAGGCGGCCGCTCAGTGGCACGGCCTTCCGAAGGATATTCTTCCCATCGGCTCAGCCGGTGTCGGCCATACCCCGGGCGTTCTTGAGGTGCTTGCACAGGTCCGGCAGCGTCAGGGGATCTGGAAGCGGATCGCAACCGAAGAGGGTCTCACGACCCGGCAGGTGGATCGGATGGCCGCCCTGTGCGAGGAAAAGCCGCACGAGTATTTTGACTGCACCGTCGTATCGCATGGGGACTACTATCCGCTTAATATCGCGTTTGTAAACGGCGGGCTGACGGTCATTGACTGGGAATTTGCCCAGCTGAACAGCGTTTACTGGGATTTGTACAATTTGCTCGATATTACTAGTCCGACATACCGCCGGCCGGCGCTGGCGCAGACGGACCGCATCGGGGCGCTGTATGATTACCTGGAGGCGAGAGCAGTTGAGAACGGCAGTCCGCTTTTTGACCGGGATTCATTTGTGGCAGGATATATGCGTTATGCGCTGTTTCATTCCTTATGGATCCTGACGTTGATCGACGGCGATCTTGCGGCAGACAGGCAT carries:
- a CDS encoding ribonuclease domain-containing protein, with the protein product MKVLKLIKSVLFVLLSLLLLAGCGLLEQKPHSSEAPTGFDEVANYLKVHKQLPDNFITKDEARKRGWDPRKGNLDEVAPGMSIGGDVFQNREGKLPRKKGRVWYEADINYKSGRRGDDRILFSSDGLIYKTEDHYKTFQEMK
- a CDS encoding GTP cyclohydrolase II is translated as MADGPAGTTNIVVGPIKLPVDLDGQTVTFNWYSWLSVSETEAAAIRSEGTESLIRRLPSFQLADKQQSSVLVYGDFEHAEQALIRMHSICHTGDIFGSKRCDCGFQLRQSMKMIIDTGAGALFYLANHEGRGIGLFSKAMAYLLQENGYDTVDANLKLGFADDARDYGEAISVLRLLRTKAVTLITNNPKKLDALREAGLNVSGRIPLWGSVSSHNEKYLQTKIARSGHLGSFRETLIQ
- a CDS encoding RNA-guided endonuclease InsQ/TnpB family protein, with translation MQMTITAKIKINPTSEQIELLRNTLHAYRMGCNYVSALVFNTKQLAQAKLHKITYESLRSCFSLRSQMAQSVMKTVIARYQSLKSNGHDWTKVQFRKPEYDLVWNRDYSLTQGLFSINTLGGRVKVPFETKGMEQYFDGTWSFGTAKLVNKFGKFYLHIPMTKEIPTASEHTISQVVGVDMGIHFVAVSYDSQGKSLFFNGRLIKNKRSIYKHMRKQLQQLGTASARRKLKRIGQRENRWMSDVNHQVSKALVERYGANTLFVVEDLSGVRQATERVRVKNRYETVSWAFYQLRQMIEYKALMSGSRMIAVDPRFTSQTCPKCGHTEKGNRNKKKHTFCCKTCGYQSNDDRIGAMNLQRKGIEYIVEVTAQA
- a CDS encoding DODA-type extradiol aromatic ring-opening family dioxygenase is translated as MVPALFLAHGSPMIAIQDTPYTGFLADLGRKLQPKAIVIFTAHWESEVLTISAGDGTYDTIYDFGGFPEEMYRIQYPAKRSDTEAAAVAERLTATGIKVNKDMERGLDHGSWTLLRRMYPDADIPVVQVSVHPFLPPAEQYKIGEALRDLGGEDILVIGSGVTVHNLRALNWSAPQFGEPEPWAVEFDDWLIEKMTERDYEALFHYESEAPHARHAVPREEHFVPLFIALGAGSGDEARKPDVIYRGYELGALSYLSLAF
- a CDS encoding barstar family protein gives rise to the protein MREVLLDGRKIDHLNELHAALKEALELPDYYGNNLDALWDCLTGWVDMPLTIRWLHVEESERKLGAYSRQLLQLFRDAEQEMDGFRLVLS
- a CDS encoding sulfatase → MNRKNILFLISHDTGRYLGCYGKSVQTPAIDALAEEGVRFDNYFCPAPQCSPSRASIISGLYPQNHGMIGLSHLGFSMKAAVTTLPMALGRAGYDTALIGFSHETIDEPNSAIRSSTYKLGYDEVLPVPGDRAPDVAERVAAYLQERADGERERPFFASVGFFETHRDFDEYEPVADPSDSILPPAYLPDTPNVRDDFALLHGSVKTLDQGIGRILSALEASGLSDDTLVVYTTDHGIAFPRAKGTLMDAGLETALIMRGPGVLEGGTVVDSLLCNVDLMPTLLEFAGADIPSGLDGRSFWGLLQKEKEYAARDHFFSELTWHDLYHPMRGIRTERYKYIRNFEDGPSVYLPLDIHVSLSGQDVRDGYYKPNVPEELYDLSHDPLEEHNLADDPGHAHILQELRGKVEDWMKRSDDRLLSGKVPGIAAPEWQAQFDNGTAYGAKRG
- a CDS encoding winged helix-turn-helix transcriptional regulator → MKKESLCPRFEKALETLSKRWNALIVFQLLSGPQRFGEIEAALNNLSGKVLSERLKELEAEGVVRREVYPEMPVRIEYSLTDKGRALAPVFAEISKWSSTWISL